In Acidobacteriota bacterium, a genomic segment contains:
- a CDS encoding L-seryl-tRNA(Sec) selenium transferase, with translation MPEAANRPSPNPLSQLPSIDELLQSDILTNSIAEFGSVRVTKWARLAVDQLRSEMLSSPPSEPTGKSALADAAFGLIKVHQDAFARSLLSGVINATGVVIHTNLGRAPLSENAKKAIAETAAGYCTLEYDIATGKRGKRGRGAEELIASLTGAEAAVIVNNCASAAFLTLTALAAGREVVISRGELVEIGGDFRVPDVLARSGCVLKEVGTTNRTKLADYEKAVNENTAMLLRVHPSNYRIIGFTSTPGNEEMAALAKAKGVVFFEDAGSGALVDLSEFGLGDEPLISRSVTEGADLVAFSGDKLLGGPQSGLIVGRRELIDAIRRHPLYRALRPDKLTYAALEATLLAYERGTHFNEIPVLRMLSMSEEELAARAANSAEALQNRLPKDIAFDVDVIRGESAIGGGSAPGVHPETTLIALTGRGTSAEDIERRLRLGIPPVIARIAEDRLLIDLRTVRPEQESLVIDSIVGLA, from the coding sequence ATGCCCGAAGCCGCCAACCGACCATCGCCTAACCCTTTAAGCCAGCTTCCATCGATCGATGAATTGCTTCAGTCCGACATTTTGACGAATTCGATCGCCGAGTTTGGCAGCGTGCGGGTGACGAAATGGGCCCGGCTGGCGGTCGATCAACTGCGGAGCGAGATGTTGAGCTCGCCACCGTCGGAACCGACCGGTAAATCCGCACTTGCCGATGCCGCATTCGGCCTTATCAAAGTTCATCAGGACGCTTTTGCAAGGTCGCTGCTTTCGGGCGTGATCAACGCGACCGGCGTCGTCATTCACACAAACCTCGGCCGGGCACCGCTTTCGGAAAACGCAAAAAAGGCGATCGCCGAGACCGCCGCCGGCTATTGCACGCTCGAATACGACATCGCCACCGGCAAACGCGGCAAGCGCGGACGCGGTGCGGAAGAGCTTATCGCATCGCTGACCGGAGCCGAGGCCGCCGTCATCGTCAACAACTGCGCTTCGGCAGCGTTTTTGACACTTACTGCTCTAGCCGCGGGCCGCGAGGTGGTCATTTCCCGCGGCGAATTGGTCGAGATCGGCGGCGATTTTCGCGTGCCGGATGTCCTTGCCCGCTCGGGCTGTGTTTTAAAAGAGGTCGGCACCACCAATCGGACAAAGCTCGCGGATTACGAGAAAGCGGTCAACGAAAACACCGCGATGCTGCTCCGCGTTCATCCCTCGAATTACCGCATCATCGGCTTTACCTCGACGCCCGGCAATGAGGAGATGGCCGCCCTCGCAAAGGCGAAGGGCGTGGTCTTTTTTGAAGACGCGGGCTCGGGTGCGTTGGTCGATCTGAGCGAATTCGGGCTCGGCGATGAGCCGCTCATTTCTCGATCGGTCACTGAAGGCGCTGACCTCGTCGCCTTTAGTGGTGACAAGCTTCTCGGCGGGCCGCAGTCGGGTCTTATCGTCGGCCGACGCGAGCTTATAGACGCCATCCGCCGTCATCCGCTTTACCGGGCACTCCGGCCGGACAAGCTGACCTATGCCGCGCTTGAAGCCACACTCCTCGCCTACGAACGCGGAACGCATTTTAACGAGATCCCGGTTCTGCGGATGCTCTCAATGTCAGAGGAAGAGTTGGCTGCCCGAGCCGCGAACTCTGCAGAAGCACTGCAAAATAGGTTGCCGAAGGATATCGCGTTTGACGTTGACGTGATCCGCGGAGAGTCTGCTATCGGCGGCGGATCCGCTCCCGGCGTTCATCCGGAAACGACATTGATCGCACTTACTGGCCGCGGCACATCCGCAGAAGATATTGAGCGTCGGCTCCGGCTTGGAATCCCGCCGGTCATCGCCCGCATCGCCGAAGACCGTTTGCTGATCGACCTAAGGACCGTTCGGCCCGAGCAGGAATCTTTGGTGATAGATTCCATCGTAGGCCTCGCCTAG
- a CDS encoding cold-shock protein — MSKTVGMVKWFNNAKGYGFIEQPGEQDIFVHYSAILGDGYKTLIQGQEVEFEVTNGPKGPQAENVEARA, encoded by the coding sequence ATGTCAAAGACAGTAGGAATGGTCAAGTGGTTCAACAACGCAAAGGGCTATGGCTTTATCGAGCAGCCCGGCGAACAGGACATTTTCGTGCATTACAGCGCGATACTTGGCGACGGCTATAAGACCCTTATCCAAGGACAGGAAGTTGAGTTCGAGGTGACGAACGGTCCCAAAGGCCCGCAAGCTGAGAACGTTGAGGCCCGCGCCTGA
- a CDS encoding tryptophan 2,3-dioxygenase, whose translation MSSTYGGNAPLSYNKYLKVPELIRLQETLSDPESHDELLFIIIHQTYELWFKQILHELDACIGWMNEGRLFRANHSLRGVNSIERILVMQIHILESMAPIGFLEFRDKLNPASGFQSMQFRELEFSSGAKDEKILESFREDEFAYTRLKARFDSPSLADAFWALVGRSGLAAGSYEERMDSTVKMLAKPEAYAELYNMQDLLIEHDELIIAWRYNHIQMVERMLGMKRGTGGSEGVGYLTTTLKKKFFPELWEARTHLTVNDVS comes from the coding sequence ATGTCATCAACTTATGGCGGCAATGCGCCGCTTTCATACAACAAGTATTTGAAGGTGCCGGAGCTCATTCGGCTTCAAGAAACACTTTCCGATCCGGAGAGCCACGACGAGCTGCTCTTCATAATCATCCATCAGACCTACGAGCTTTGGTTCAAGCAGATACTTCACGAACTCGACGCATGTATCGGATGGATGAACGAGGGCCGGCTCTTTCGCGCCAATCATTCGCTTCGAGGGGTCAATTCGATCGAGCGGATACTGGTAATGCAGATCCACATTCTCGAATCGATGGCGCCGATCGGCTTTCTCGAGTTTCGCGACAAGCTGAATCCGGCGAGCGGGTTTCAATCAATGCAGTTTCGCGAGCTCGAGTTTTCGTCCGGAGCAAAGGACGAGAAGATACTCGAATCATTTCGCGAGGATGAATTTGCGTACACGCGTTTGAAAGCGAGGTTCGATTCGCCGTCGCTCGCCGATGCCTTCTGGGCGCTCGTTGGACGCAGCGGCCTCGCGGCTGGAAGCTATGAGGAACGCATGGATTCGACCGTCAAGATGCTGGCGAAACCCGAAGCTTACGCCGAGCTTTACAACATGCAGGACCTTTTGATCGAGCATGACGAACTGATAATCGCCTGGCGTTACAATCACATCCAAATGGTCGAGCGGATGCTCGGAATGAAACGCGGGACCGGCGGCTCAGAAGGCGTTGGCTACCTGACGACGACACTCAAAAAGAAATTCTTTCCCGAACTCTGGGAAGCGCGGACGCATCTTACAGTGAACGATGTTAGTTAG
- a CDS encoding bifunctional metallophosphatase/5'-nucleotidase: protein MMNTHSKLIFSLFVSLLFAVAAFGQDSETVRVTILHLNDTYQFTPVDGGKRGGLARVMTLRKEALKDNPNTLMTLGGDTLSPSVETRTYRGKQMIDAWNMVGLDYSVLGNHEFDIKTDELLARMKESRFTWLGSNVIDTKTGKIFADMPPFVIRQIGGVKIGFIGLLLPETKETSSIEEHLQVADYCQTAQELIPKMRAAGANTIIGLTHLFMAQDKKLAACAPGIDLILGGHEHTLLQSSAAGVPIFKMWADAREVGKFDLFIDKKTGKLASMDWQVIPVTDRIADAPEFAPVIAKYKELLDQLEVRVGATSVPLDALSYSVRNKETDIGNFIADAYRNAVGADIGFVNGGSIRADLSYNPGPLTKRDVLSMLPFNNPIVKVEVTGKTLMEILEHSVARSAEDSEPGRFPQVSGLKFTFDAGKLPGQRVLDATVGGKRVVDDAVYTIATSDFLVSRSGDGYTMFKKAKILLAADKAPKDSEVFEKAIKDSPNSTISPRVEGRIIRLN from the coding sequence ATGATGAACACCCATTCAAAGCTTATTTTCAGCCTGTTCGTAAGTCTCCTATTCGCGGTGGCGGCTTTCGGCCAGGACTCAGAGACCGTTCGCGTTACGATCCTGCATTTGAACGACACTTACCAGTTCACGCCGGTTGATGGCGGGAAGCGGGGCGGCTTGGCACGCGTTATGACGCTCCGCAAAGAGGCTCTGAAAGATAACCCGAATACGCTGATGACGCTCGGCGGCGACACTCTTTCGCCCTCGGTCGAGACGCGGACGTATCGTGGCAAGCAGATGATCGATGCTTGGAATATGGTCGGGCTCGATTACAGCGTGCTTGGCAATCACGAGTTTGATATCAAAACCGACGAACTGCTGGCGCGGATGAAGGAGTCGAGATTTACGTGGCTTGGTTCGAACGTCATCGATACAAAAACCGGCAAGATCTTTGCCGATATGCCACCGTTCGTTATTCGCCAGATCGGCGGCGTCAAGATCGGGTTCATTGGCCTGTTGCTTCCGGAGACGAAAGAGACATCCTCGATAGAGGAGCACCTTCAGGTCGCGGATTATTGCCAAACGGCGCAGGAGCTCATCCCGAAAATGCGGGCCGCCGGTGCAAATACCATCATTGGGCTAACGCATCTTTTCATGGCGCAGGACAAAAAGCTTGCTGCCTGCGCGCCCGGCATCGATCTGATACTGGGCGGGCACGAACACACGCTTCTGCAGTCTTCGGCGGCCGGCGTTCCGATCTTCAAGATGTGGGCCGATGCGCGTGAGGTCGGCAAATTCGACCTCTTCATCGACAAAAAGACGGGCAAGCTTGCGAGCATGGACTGGCAGGTGATACCGGTCACGGACCGAATCGCCGATGCACCGGAGTTCGCCCCGGTCATCGCCAAGTACAAAGAACTTCTCGACCAGCTTGAGGTGCGCGTGGGAGCGACATCGGTCCCGCTCGACGCGCTTTCATATTCGGTAAGGAACAAAGAAACCGACATCGGGAACTTCATCGCCGATGCTTATCGTAATGCGGTCGGTGCCGATATCGGTTTCGTAAATGGCGGTTCGATTCGGGCGGATCTTTCTTACAACCCCGGGCCGCTAACGAAACGCGACGTGCTCTCGATGCTGCCCTTCAACAATCCGATCGTGAAGGTCGAGGTGACGGGCAAGACGCTGATGGAAATCCTCGAACACAGCGTTGCCCGCTCGGCCGAGGACAGCGAACCGGGGCGGTTCCCGCAGGTCTCGGGGCTTAAGTTCACCTTTGACGCGGGCAAACTGCCCGGCCAGAGGGTTTTGGACGCGACCGTTGGCGGAAAGCGGGTCGTAGACGATGCCGTTTATACAATCGCGACCTCCGACTTCCTCGTCTCGCGGTCCGGCGACGGCTACACGATGTTCAAAAAAGCGAAGATACTGCTCGCCGCCGACAAGGCACCAAAAGATTCCGAGGTCTTCGAAAAAGCCATTAAGGATTCGCCAAACTCGACCATCTCGCCGAGGGTGGAAGGGCGGATCATAAGATTGAACTGA
- a CDS encoding DUF433 domain-containing protein yields MAVSAKYEHIVFDKKGVPHIKGTTTKVIEVALDLLAHGWSPEEMHYQHPYLTMGQIHAALAYYWDHEEELNADIRRREEYIEKVKKEHTSRFVINKARAKGLI; encoded by the coding sequence ATGGCGGTTTCGGCCAAATACGAGCATATTGTCTTTGACAAGAAAGGCGTTCCGCATATTAAAGGAACGACGACCAAGGTCATCGAGGTTGCTCTGGACCTTTTAGCTCATGGATGGAGCCCTGAGGAAATGCATTACCAGCATCCGTATCTCACCATGGGGCAGATCCATGCCGCCCTTGCCTATTATTGGGATCATGAGGAAGAGCTCAACGCTGACATTCGGCGTAGAGAGGAGTATATCGAGAAGGTCAAGAAGGAGCATACTTCCCGATTTGTGATCAACAAGGCACGAGCGAAAGGCCTTATCTGA
- a CDS encoding DUF5615 family PIN-like protein, which yields MAVGICTDVQISNAVIDGLRRRGVDVLTAVEDQRRRLSDPALLDRATELGRIVYTQDADFVQEATKRLKQSKSFSGVVHSNQLNSPIGKIIDDLELIAKTLDPEDLVNRLEFIPY from the coding sequence ATGGCGGTCGGTATTTGCACAGACGTTCAGATCTCGAACGCTGTCATCGACGGATTACGTAGACGGGGTGTCGATGTTTTGACGGCCGTCGAAGATCAGCGGCGGCGACTTTCAGACCCTGCACTTCTCGATCGTGCGACCGAACTTGGAAGGATCGTCTACACCCAAGATGCAGACTTTGTTCAAGAAGCCACGAAGCGGCTCAAACAGTCCAAATCCTTCTCAGGGGTAGTGCACTCAAACCAATTGAATTCCCCGATCGGAAAAATAATTGATGATCTTGAACTTATCGCAAAGACACTCGACCCGGAAGATCTGGTCAATCGACTAGAATTCATCCCGTACTGA
- the hemW gene encoding radical SAM family heme chaperone HemW: MAAGVYIHIPFCKSRCSYCDFATDVYRDSDAVERYVAALVQEILSEPPALAGGQSTSLSEPPALAGGQSTSLSEPPALAGGQSASEPQRNTNWPAAYAAGSDIDTIYFGGGTPSLLEPEQVERILNAVDSMFSVANDVEITMEMNPATVTPEKLDAFKSLGINRASFGVQTFNERDLKLLARGHDANDARQTYRMLREAGFANISFDLIAGLPGQTLEDWSRNLAEAIAMEPEHLSLYLLEIHESTPLAEQVRSGRRTPIDEELAAEMYELMLDRLAAAGYEQYEISNFAKPGFESRHNTKYWRLEPVFGFGVSAHSFDGRERYANERDTANYVELIERSGSAETFRETIDLASESAFLGLRISEGIDLDEYRKLFGIDLRRKMVAFAQDGLVLITDKRLSLTRRGMLYSNEIFQSFV; encoded by the coding sequence ATGGCGGCCGGGGTTTACATCCATATTCCTTTCTGCAAGTCGCGGTGTTCTTACTGCGACTTTGCGACCGATGTGTATCGCGATTCCGATGCAGTTGAGCGATACGTCGCGGCGTTGGTGCAGGAGATCTTGTCGGAACCGCCTGCGTTAGCGGGCGGCCAATCTACCAGCCTGTCGGAACCGCCTGCGTTAGCGGGCGGCCAGTCTACCAGCCTGTCGGAACCGCCTGCGTTAGCGGGCGGCCAGTCTGCCAGCGAACCTCAACGCAATACGAACTGGCCCGCCGCTTACGCAGCGGGTTCTGACATCGACACCATCTACTTCGGCGGCGGGACGCCCTCGCTGCTTGAACCGGAGCAGGTCGAAAGGATCCTAAACGCAGTGGACTCGATGTTCTCCGTGGCGAACGACGTCGAGATCACGATGGAGATGAACCCAGCGACGGTCACGCCGGAAAAGCTCGATGCCTTCAAGAGCCTCGGTATCAATCGTGCGAGCTTTGGCGTCCAAACCTTCAACGAACGCGACCTCAAGCTCCTGGCCCGCGGCCACGATGCCAATGACGCACGGCAAACCTACCGGATGCTTCGCGAGGCGGGCTTCGCGAACATTAGCTTTGATCTCATCGCCGGATTGCCCGGCCAGACGCTCGAAGACTGGTCACGTAATCTCGCCGAAGCAATAGCGATGGAGCCCGAGCATCTTTCGCTGTATCTTCTTGAAATTCATGAATCGACGCCGCTTGCGGAGCAGGTCCGCAGCGGCCGCCGGACGCCCATCGACGAAGAACTCGCCGCCGAGATGTACGAGCTGATGCTCGACCGCCTCGCCGCCGCGGGCTACGAGCAATACGAGATCTCGAACTTTGCCAAGCCCGGATTTGAATCTCGCCACAACACGAAATATTGGCGGCTCGAACCGGTCTTCGGCTTTGGCGTCTCGGCTCATTCATTCGACGGCCGCGAGCGTTACGCCAACGAGCGCGATACGGCAAATTACGTAGAGCTAATCGAACGCAGCGGCTCCGCTGAAACCTTCCGCGAAACCATCGACCTCGCGTCAGAATCCGCATTCCTTGGTCTTCGCATCAGCGAGGGCATTGATCTTGATGAATATAGAAAACTATTCGGCATCGACCTTAGGCGGAAAATGGTGGCTTTTGCTCAGGACGGCCTTGTCCTGATCACCGATAAGCGACTCAGTCTAACACGACGCGGAATGCTTTATTCGAATGAAATATTTCAGTCGTTTGTCTGA
- a CDS encoding AbgT family transporter translates to MENTQTEPPVDDRPNTFYFRLLDRIERVGNKIPNPAFLFFLLAMLALVLSAVVSWADVSVVHPGTKETIKAVNLLSVDGLHRILNGLITNFTGFAPLGVVLVGILGITVAEASGLISAALRILVMNSPKRLLTAVVVFAGVISNMASDIGYVVLIPLAALMFLAVGRHPLAGLAAAFAGVSGGFSANLILAPTDALLAGLTQEAARILDAAYIVTPAANYYFLAASTVLVTVLGTWITEKVVVPRLGEYTGDVVADKLERLTADERRGLFYTGIAAAIFVGMILWGTIPDDGFLRDAKTGSLIRSPFLTGIIAIVFFGGVLFGVVYGFASKSFKRIDDVVHAMEGGMRTMSVYLVLAFFAAQFVAFFNWSNLGLILAVEGAEVLRSLELGGITLIISFVILSIVLDLFIGSASAKWAVMAPVFVPMLMLLGYSPELTQACYRVGDSVCNIITPLMSYFPLIVAFAQKYDPKAGIGTIMSLMIPYSIVFFIGWTLFLIVWYLFELPLGPGAGIFYQIEAAPQ, encoded by the coding sequence ATGGAAAATACTCAGACAGAACCGCCCGTTGATGACCGGCCGAATACTTTCTATTTCCGCCTTCTCGACCGGATCGAAAGGGTCGGGAACAAGATACCGAACCCCGCGTTTCTCTTCTTTCTCCTCGCGATGCTTGCCCTCGTGCTTTCGGCGGTGGTTTCGTGGGCCGATGTTTCGGTCGTTCACCCGGGCACGAAAGAGACGATCAAAGCGGTCAATTTGCTTTCGGTCGATGGGCTCCATCGGATATTGAACGGCCTTATTACGAACTTCACCGGCTTTGCCCCGCTCGGTGTTGTGCTCGTCGGCATTCTCGGCATCACGGTCGCCGAGGCCAGCGGGTTGATCTCGGCAGCTCTGCGAATTCTTGTGATGAATTCGCCAAAGCGGCTTTTGACCGCGGTGGTCGTCTTCGCCGGCGTCATCTCAAACATGGCGAGCGACATCGGCTATGTTGTGCTGATCCCGCTCGCGGCGTTGATGTTTCTAGCTGTCGGGCGGCATCCGCTTGCGGGGCTTGCCGCGGCATTTGCGGGCGTTTCCGGCGGGTTCTCGGCGAATCTGATACTTGCCCCGACCGATGCCTTGCTTGCCGGTTTGACACAGGAAGCGGCAAGGATCCTTGACGCTGCCTACATCGTTACCCCCGCGGCTAACTACTACTTCCTCGCCGCCTCAACCGTACTCGTGACCGTTCTCGGGACCTGGATCACTGAGAAGGTGGTGGTCCCGCGGCTGGGCGAATACACGGGCGACGTTGTTGCCGACAAGCTCGAAAGGCTTACTGCAGACGAAAGACGCGGACTCTTCTACACGGGCATTGCCGCCGCGATCTTCGTCGGGATGATACTTTGGGGAACCATTCCGGATGATGGATTTCTCCGCGATGCGAAGACCGGCAGCCTCATTCGTTCGCCTTTCCTGACCGGCATTATTGCCATCGTATTTTTCGGCGGCGTGCTTTTTGGCGTTGTTTACGGCTTTGCTTCGAAGAGTTTCAAAAGGATCGACGACGTCGTACATGCGATGGAAGGCGGCATGCGGACGATGTCCGTGTACCTCGTGCTTGCGTTCTTCGCGGCGCAGTTCGTTGCCTTTTTCAATTGGTCGAACCTCGGGCTGATCCTCGCCGTTGAAGGTGCCGAGGTGCTTCGTTCGCTCGAGCTTGGCGGCATCACGCTCATCATCTCGTTCGTCATTCTCTCGATCGTGCTCGATCTTTTCATCGGCTCCGCTTCGGCAAAATGGGCCGTGATGGCACCGGTCTTTGTACCGATGCTGATGCTCCTCGGCTATTCGCCCGAGCTGACCCAAGCCTGCTATCGCGTCGGCGACAGCGTCTGCAACATCATCACTCCGCTGATGTCGTACTTTCCGCTGATCGTCGCCTTCGCTCAGAAATACGACCCGAAGGCAGGCATCGGCACCATTATGTCGCTGATGATCCCGTATTCGATCGTCTTCTTTATCGGCTGGACGCTTTTTCTTATTGTCTGGTACCTCTTCGAACTCCCTCTCGGCCCCGGTGCCGGCATCTTCTATCAGATCGAAGCGGCTCCGCAGTAG
- the purL gene encoding phosphoribosylformylglycinamidine synthase subunit PurL, whose product MNEAAITPEIVEQHGLSPAEYEKIVNIMGREPNLTELGVFSVMWSEHCSYKSSRVHLKRLPTRGPRVIVPPGENAGVVDIGDDWCVAFKVESHNHPSFIEPFQGAATGVGGILRDVFTMGARPVAAMNSLRFGPLDHPKHGNRNRSILKGCVEGIGHYGNCFGVPTIGGEVVFDESYSLNPLVNAFALGIVRKDQIFFGKASGIGNPVMYVGAKTGRDGIHGATMASAEFDEEALEKRPTVQVGDPFLEKLLLEACLEAMRSGAIEGIQDMGAAGLTSSSVEMAARAGTGLELDLTLVPQRETGMTAYEMMLSESQERMLIVARKGREKEVVEIFNKWDLDAVVIGKVVEGDRLKIIHNGEVAADLPVMALTDEAPKYERPMADSKFQIPNSRSEDKFGMWNLESEFDANAALRKLLASPNIASKHWVYEQYDSMVRTNTAVLPGADAAVIRVKETRRAIAMCLDGPGRLVAVDALEGAKHAVAEAARNVACVGARPIAVTNCLNFASPERPEVMRSFSDVIDGMSEACEAFETPVVSGNVSFYNETDGKGILPTPTIGMVGLIEDIRKVITQGFKNEGDMIALLGSTGDDLSVSEFAAAVAGLSTADMISSGRVPRIDLGLERKLQDALLAMADEMLLASAHDCSEGGLAVAIAESCFSSLAREAAGAEIALESNGLSAEATLFAESPTRVVISFAPENLDRVRDLAAGLPFAAIGAVRDDVLNIAIDGQTAVSSPVAELEAIWESALENKLS is encoded by the coding sequence ATGAACGAAGCAGCCATCACGCCGGAGATCGTCGAGCAGCACGGCCTTTCACCCGCAGAGTACGAAAAGATCGTCAATATAATGGGCCGCGAGCCCAACCTGACCGAGCTCGGCGTGTTCAGCGTAATGTGGTCGGAACATTGTTCTTACAAGTCATCACGCGTCCACCTCAAGCGGCTCCCGACCCGCGGCCCGCGTGTCATTGTCCCGCCCGGTGAAAATGCCGGCGTTGTCGATATCGGTGACGACTGGTGCGTTGCCTTCAAGGTCGAATCGCACAATCATCCGTCGTTCATCGAACCTTTTCAGGGGGCAGCGACCGGAGTCGGCGGTATTCTCCGCGACGTTTTCACGATGGGTGCCCGGCCGGTGGCGGCGATGAACTCGCTCCGCTTTGGCCCGCTCGATCATCCCAAACACGGCAACCGCAATCGCTCGATCCTCAAAGGCTGCGTCGAGGGGATCGGCCATTATGGCAATTGTTTTGGCGTGCCGACCATCGGCGGCGAGGTCGTGTTTGACGAAAGCTATTCACTCAATCCGCTGGTCAATGCATTTGCTCTCGGCATTGTCCGCAAAGACCAGATCTTTTTCGGCAAAGCATCGGGCATCGGCAACCCTGTGATGTATGTCGGTGCCAAGACCGGCCGCGACGGCATTCACGGAGCGACGATGGCCTCTGCCGAGTTTGACGAAGAGGCGCTCGAGAAGCGACCGACCGTCCAGGTCGGCGACCCGTTCCTTGAAAAGCTCCTGCTCGAAGCCTGCCTTGAAGCAATGCGAAGCGGAGCGATCGAGGGCATTCAGGACATGGGCGCCGCTGGGCTGACGAGCAGTTCGGTCGAGATGGCCGCCCGGGCAGGCACGGGGCTCGAGCTTGATCTCACGCTCGTGCCGCAACGCGAGACCGGAATGACGGCCTACGAGATGATGCTTTCCGAGTCGCAGGAGCGGATGCTCATCGTCGCCCGCAAGGGCCGCGAGAAAGAGGTCGTAGAGATCTTCAATAAGTGGGACCTCGATGCCGTCGTCATCGGCAAGGTGGTCGAGGGCGACCGGCTCAAGATCATTCACAACGGCGAGGTCGCAGCCGACCTTCCGGTTATGGCTCTGACCGACGAAGCGCCGAAGTATGAAAGGCCGATGGCAGATTCCAAATTTCAAATTCCAAATTCCAGATCTGAAGACAAATTTGGAATGTGGAATCTGGAATCGGAATTCGATGCAAATGCGGCTCTCAGGAAACTTCTAGCTTCGCCCAATATCGCCTCCAAGCACTGGGTCTATGAGCAATACGACTCGATGGTGCGGACGAACACGGCGGTTCTGCCCGGTGCTGATGCGGCCGTGATTCGTGTGAAGGAAACCCGCCGGGCGATCGCGATGTGCCTTGACGGGCCCGGAAGGCTCGTCGCCGTTGACGCGCTTGAAGGAGCAAAGCACGCCGTCGCCGAAGCGGCCCGCAATGTCGCCTGCGTCGGTGCTCGGCCGATCGCTGTCACGAACTGCCTCAACTTCGCCTCGCCTGAAAGGCCCGAGGTGATGCGTTCGTTCTCTGACGTCATCGACGGGATGTCCGAGGCCTGCGAGGCCTTTGAGACTCCGGTCGTTTCGGGCAACGTTTCGTTCTACAACGAAACGGACGGCAAAGGCATCTTGCCGACGCCGACGATCGGCATGGTCGGGCTGATCGAAGACATTCGCAAGGTGATCACGCAGGGCTTTAAGAACGAGGGCGACATGATCGCCCTGCTCGGCTCGACCGGCGATGACCTTTCGGTCAGCGAATTTGCCGCGGCCGTGGCCGGACTTTCGACCGCCGACATGATTTCATCAGGACGCGTGCCGAGGATCGACCTCGGCCTTGAGCGAAAGCTGCAGGACGCACTTCTTGCGATGGCGGATGAGATGCTCCTCGCTTCGGCGCATGATTGCTCGGAAGGCGGGCTGGCGGTCGCCATCGCCGAATCGTGCTTTTCGTCGCTCGCTCGCGAGGCGGCCGGTGCCGAGATCGCACTCGAATCGAACGGGCTTTCGGCCGAGGCGACGCTCTTTGCCGAGTCGCCGACGCGTGTCGTTATCAGCTTTGCCCCCGAGAATCTCGACCGCGTTCGTGATCTCGCCGCCGGACTTCCCTTTGCGGCCATCGGCGCGGTGCGCGATGATGTTTTGAATATCGCGATCGACGGCCAAACCGCCGTATCCTCTCCCGTCGCCGAACTCGAAGCAATTTGGGAATCGGCGCTCGAAAACAAACTTAGCTGA
- a CDS encoding DUF433 domain-containing protein — protein sequence MEKTELANIIEFDPDKISGEPVFRGTRVPIRALLENLRDGATVDQFLEWFPGVQKQQVEALLKPMTSVDIYELIERIRLKPALYLGLHSITRLDSFLDGYSLALDNLNVELVGNPDIWYFHDWVAMKLGKYESTAGWCNLLLESACGHEEKALASFFEFLDEFRQREATVLFESIPETDSKWRCEINPTTGVENPLERPALVQIVKYTEERGVFIRYVGADGNLVDREEYCSSMELAFERTDWLVQKGAWTTPDKLHTPS from the coding sequence ATGGAAAAGACCGAACTCGCAAACATCATCGAATTCGACCCTGACAAGATCAGCGGAGAGCCCGTCTTTCGCGGGACCCGCGTGCCTATCCGGGCCCTTTTAGAAAATCTCCGGGACGGAGCAACTGTTGATCAGTTCCTCGAGTGGTTCCCCGGCGTCCAAAAGCAACAAGTAGAAGCGTTGCTCAAGCCCATGACATCAGTTGATATCTACGAGCTGATCGAGAGAATTCGTCTGAAGCCGGCCCTTTATCTAGGATTGCACTCGATTACTCGATTGGATTCGTTTCTCGATGGCTACAGTTTAGCCCTGGATAATCTGAATGTTGAGCTTGTGGGTAACCCGGATATTTGGTACTTCCACGACTGGGTCGCAATGAAGCTCGGCAAATATGAAAGCACGGCGGGTTGGTGCAACTTGCTTCTTGAATCAGCTTGCGGCCACGAAGAAAAAGCCTTGGCGTCGTTCTTTGAGTTCTTGGATGAGTTCCGCCAAAGGGAAGCGACGGTGCTTTTCGAAAGTATCCCCGAAACCGACAGTAAATGGCGTTGCGAAATTAACCCGACCACTGGTGTTGAAAACCCCCTTGAAAGACCGGCTTTAGTTCAAATCGTGAAATATACCGAGGAAAGGGGAGTGTTCATTCGATATGTGGGAGCTGATGGAAACTTAGTAGATCGAGAGGAGTATTGCTCGAGCATGGAACTCGCATTTGAGAGAACCGATTGGCTAGTCCAAAAAGGAGCTTGGACAACTCCCGACAAACTGCATACCCCTTCGTAA